From Malaciobacter mytili LMG 24559:
ATGTCCTGTATGTATTATGCCAAAAGAAAGAATTGACCATGCATATATTTTAAGTATGCAAGATGATGTTATTTTGGTAACTTTAGGGGATATGATAAAAGTACCTGGAAGTAATGGAAGCTTACAAGATGCAAGAAGTAAAGGTGCAGATGTAAGATTTGTTTATTCTCCTATGGATTGTTTAAAAATAGCAAAAGAAAATCCTACTAAAAAAATAATCTTTTTTGCAATAGGATTTGAAACTACAACTCCTATGACTGCTGCACTACTTGATATAGTAATAAAACAAGAAATTAAAAATATTTTCTTTCATATAAATCATGTAACAGTTCCTGAAGTAATGCGTGAGTTAATTGATAGTAGAGATGAGCATGTAGATAGTTATAATCATAATATTGATGCTTTTTTAGGCCCTTCTCATGTAAGTGTTATTAGTGGAAGTAAAATCTATGAAGAGTTTCCAAAAAATTATAAAAAACCAGTGGTTGTTGCTGGATTTGAACCTGTTGATGTAATGCAAGCTATTTCTATGATAGTAAAACAGTTTTGTGAAGATAGATGTGAACTTGAAATAGAGTATAAAAGACTTGTTACATATGAGGGAAATATAAAAGCTCAAGAGTTAATAAATAAATATTTTCAAAAGGTTTGTTTATTTAAATGGAGAGGTTTAGGAAATATAAAAGACTCAGGATTAAAACTAAAAGCAGAATATAGTAAATATGATGCAGAAGTTATTTATAAAGAGATTTTACCAATCGAAGAGATAGAAGACCATAAACTTTGTATTTGTAGTGATATTTTAAGAGGTATGGCAAGTCCAACAGACTGTACTATTTTTGGAACTGCCTGTAAACCAAATAAGCCAGTGGGTTCTTGTATGGTTTCTAGTGAAGGGGCTTGTGCTGCATATTATAAATATGGAAATCTTTTAAAATAATAACCTTGTAGTTAAAATTTAAAAATATATTATAGGAATATAGATGAAAACAGTTACTTTAGCCCATGGAAATGGTGGAGCAGAAAATCAAGAGTTAATTTCAAAAGTTTTTTACAAAGCTTTTAAAAATGAAATTTTAACAAAAAGTGAAGATGCTGCTGTTATTGAAGATGGAAATTTAGCTTTTACTACTGATTCTTTTACAGTAAGTCCACTTTTTTTTAATGGAGCTGATATAGGAAAATTATCTATTTGTGGAACTTGCAATGATTTAGCTATGATGGGTGCAAAGCCTAAATATCTCACATGTTCAGTTATTATTGAAGAGGGCTTTGAAATTAAAAGCTTAGAAAAAATTGTAAAATCAATGAAAAATGAACTAGAAATAAATGGTGCAATTATTGTAAGTGGTGATACAAAGGTAGTGCCAAAAGGAAGTGTAGATAAAATCTTTATAAATACTACTGGTATTGGGCAAATTTTACAAAAAGGAATTAGCTCAAACTTAATTTCTAGTGAAGATATAATAATAGTAAGTCGAGATATAGGATGTCATGGTGCAACTATTTTTGCAGCACGAGAAGGTATGGATATGAATAGTGATTTAAAAAGTGATTGTGCTTCTTTATACCCACAAATAAAAGCTTTAATTGAAGCTGGTATTAAAATAACTGCTTTAAGAGATGCAACAAGAGGTGGAGTTAGTGCTGTTTTAAATGAATGGGCAAATCAATCTGATATTTGTATTGAAGTGCAAGAAGATAAAATACCCATATCAGATGAAGTAAAAGGTATTTGTGAATTACTTGGCTTTGAACCTATGAGTTTAGCAAATGAGGGGACTTTTGTAATGGCTATAAAAAAAGAAGAAGCTTTAAAAGCCTTAGAGGTTTTACAAAAATTCGAAAACTCAAATAATGCTTGTATTATTGGGGAAGTTACTCAACAATATCCTAAAAAAGTTGTATTAAATTCAGCTTGGGGAACAAAAAGGTTTTTAGAGTTACCAACTGGTGAACTTCTTCCTAGAATCTGCTAATGAAAATTTTATTATTAATCTCTTCTTTTAACTCACTATCTCAAAAAGTATATGTGAGGTTAAAAGAACAAAATCATATAGTAAGTATTAAGTATGCAATAGATAATAAACTTATGATAGAAGAGGTTAAGTCTTTTAAACCAGATATTATTCTTTGTCCTTTTTTAAATAAGTTTGTTCCAAAAGAGATTTATGAAAATACCGCAACTTTTATTGTTCATCCTGGAATTATAGGAGATAGGGGTGCAAATTCACTGGATTTAGCAATTTTAGAAGATAAAAAACAGTGGGGAGTTGTAGTTTTAAAAGCAAATGAAGAGTTTGATGGAGGAGATATTTACTCTTTTGAAAATTTTTCTATGCCCAATAAAAGTAAAGCTTCAATATATAGAAATGAAGTTACAAACTGTGCAATTAAAGCAATAGATAAACTTTTTATTAATCTTCAAGATAGCTCTTTTAGTCCAATTAAACAAGTTTTAAACCCCCTTCATAAAAAAATAACTCAAGAAGATAGAAAAATTAATTGGGAAAAAGATAGCAGTAGTGAGATTATTAAAAAAATAAATGCAAGTGATTCAAGTCCTGGGGTTAAAGAAACTTTATTGGGCTTACCTTGTTATATGTATGGAGCTTTTTTAGAAGAAGAGTTAAAAGGAAAACCAAAACAAATAGTTGCAAAAAGAGATGGAGCTATTTGTATAGGAACTATTGATAAAGCAGTTTGGATTACACATTTAAAAGAAGAAAACTACTTTAAACTACCCACAACTTATGTATTAAAAGATAGATTAAAAGGTGTAGTTGAAAAAAGAGTACCTTTAGTTTTGACTAAACATATAGATACTTTTTATGAATTAAGAGTCGAAAAAGAAGAAGAAATAGCATATTTATATTTTAATTTTCATAATGGAGCTATGAGTACAGCTCAGTGTATAAGATTGAAATATGCAATAGATTACTTAAAAGAAGAGTGTAAAGTTCTTGTTTTAATGGGAGGAGAAGACTTTTTTTCAAATGGAATACATTTAAATATTTTAGAAGATAGTAAAAAACAAGGGGAAGATGGTTGGAGTAATATCAATGCTATTAATGATATTATTAAATCTTTAATTTTCTCTTCAGAAATTATTACTGTTACTAGTTTTGGGAAAAATGCAGGTGCTGGAGGAGTTTTTTTAGGGCTTGCAAGTGATTATATAGTAATTAATGAAGAAGTGGTTTTAAATCCCCATTATAAAACTTTGGGTTTAAGTGGAAGTGAGTATCACAGCTTTACTCTTCCAAAAAGAGTGGGAGAACTTAAAGCAAAAGAGATAATAAATAAATGTTTACCCCTTGGAAGTAGTGAAGCTAAAAATATCGGTTTAGTAGATAAAGTGTTTAAAAATGAGAATTATCTAAAAGAGTTAAAAGAGTTTTGCAAAGATTTACTTAAAGATGAAGATAGTTTTGATGAGTTTTGTGAACAAAAAGAAGAGTTTTTAGAAGAAAATGCAAAGTATATTAATTCTTGTAAAGAAAAAGAATTAAAACAAATGTATGATGAATTTTGGAAAGAAGAGTCTTTATTTCATATTTTAAGAAAAGAGTTTGTTTATAAAAAACAAGCTTTAAAAACCCCACAAAGATTAAAGGAGATATAAAATGCATGAATATAGTATTGTTCAGTCATTATTAGAACAGTGTGAACAACACGCAAAAGCAAATGATGCTTCTAAAGTAACAAAAGTTGTAGTAAAAATAGGTGTATTAAGTGGTGTTGAGGTTGATTTATTGCAAACAGCTTTTGATACATTTAAAGAAAAAACAGTTTGTGATAAGGCAGAATTTATAATAAATCATCAAAAAGTAGTCATTGTATGCAATGAATGTAATGAAAAAACAACTTTAGAAAAAAATGAATTTTTATGTCCAAAATGCAATAGTGGAGATTTAAAAGTTATAGATGGAGAAGATATGTATCTTATGAGTTTAGAGCTAGAATAAAAGTATCCACTTAGGCTTTTTAATATAAACTATAATTTCACAATTTTACAAAAAGATATATAACTTTAGTAAAATTGATTGTAATTTTTAAGCCCATTATAACTTAGTATTAAAGTAAGTGTAAAATTTATAATTTATAATTTTTTTTATTAAGATAGTTATAGCTTGTATAAAAGTTCTTTAATTTATTGTTTTTTTTGAAAACTTGGGTTATACTAAAATTGAGAAAAATAATCAGTATTAAAAAGAGAAGAAATGCAAGAGTTAAAAAAGTTAAATTTATTATATGTAGAAGATGAATTAAGAACAAAAGATAATTATACTAAGACTTTTAAAATAATATTTAACCAAGTATTTTCCACTGATAATTATAATGATGCAATCAATATATTTTCAACTAATTCAATTGATTTTGTTTTACTTGATATAGAATTAAATAATGAAAAAAATGGTTTTGATATAGCAGAAAAGATTAGAGAATTTAATCCTTTGATTCCTATAGTATTTTTAACAGCTCTAGACCATAAAGATATTCTACTAAAAGCAATAAATTCAAATATAAATGGATATATTGTAAAACCTTTAAGTATAGAAAAATTTATTGATATTACAAAACCTATTTTAAAAAAAATAAACTTAACTCAAAATTTTATAACTTTTAGAGATTTTAAATATTACTTTGATACTTATGAATTATTTAATAAAAATAATCAGTTAATAAAATTAGGAAAAAAAGAAACAAAATTGCTTCATACTTTTTTAACTAATATAGATAAAGTGCTTAGTAGAGAGTTTTTAGAGTATGAAATATGGGAAGAGCCTTTATATTCTGATACAACACTAAAAAACCTAATGGCTAGTTTAAGAAAAAAAATTGGTAAAGAAACTATAGTAAATATATCTAAAATTGGATGGAAAATTGAAACTTTTTAGAGTGTTTTTTTATATACTAATTTTCTTATTAGATATTTTTGCTGAAGAATTTAATAAAAAAGAAGATATTTTAGCTATTCATCCTCTAACAATGCTTTTACTTAAAAATTCAACTACTATAACTTTAACTAAAGAAGAAAAAGAATTTTTACAAAAATATCCAAAAATAATTATAGGAAGTGATACTAAATGGATACCTTATGTTTATGAAACAAAGGATAAAAGAGTTATAGGATTTAATATAGATATTTTAGAAAAGATAAATAAGTTAATAGGTTCAAATTTTAAATTTGAATTAGATACACATAAAAATATTATTAAAAAAGTAAAAGAAAAAAAAATTGATGGAATTATTTCTAGTTTTATTAGTGAGGAAAATAATGAATATTTAAATTTCTCAATTCCTTTTTTAAAACAGTCGATTAATATTGTTGTAAAACATGGTAATCCTTTAAGAATTAAAAGTATAAAAGATTTAGAAAATAAAACTATTGTTATTCAAAATGGGAATTATTTTTTAGAAAATATTGTTAAAGAAACTTTTACTAATTCTAAAATAATTTATAAAGATTTATATGAAGATGTTTTTGAAGAAGTAGTTTTTGGTCAAGCTGATGCAACAATCAATGAAGGTCCTAGTAACTTTCTTAAAAATGAAAAAGATCTTCCTTATTTAAACAGGGCTTTTAGCTTTGATAAAAAAGTTGAAATGTTTTTTTCTATTAGAAAAGATATGCCTGAAGCAATAAGTATTTTAAATAAAGGTATTAAAGCAATTCCAAATAATGAAATTGAAGTACTTTATCATAAATGGTTTGGCACTTTTAATTTTGATATTCATTCAAGTGGCCTATCTAAAATAGATAAAGAATATATAAATAAAATAAAAAAAGTAAAAGTATGTACTGATTCAACTTGGTATGCTTTCAATAAAGAAAATAGTGATGAAGAAAGTATTACTAATAATATTTTAAATATAGTATTAAAAAAAGTTGGTTTAGAAAAAGATTTAATTTTTACAGCCACTTGGGAAGAGTCTTTACTATTATTAAAAAAAGGAGATTGTGATTTAATTTCTGCAATTTCTAAAAATAGTGAAAATGAAAAATTTATTAAATTTACAAAACCTTATACTAATTATCCCATTATGTTAATTACTCATGTAGATACTTCTTATTTATATAATTTAAATGAATTAAAAGATAAAAAAATTGCAATTATAAAAGATAATGCAGTTTTAAATAAGTATAAATATAGTAACAAAGAAATAGTTTATGTATCTACTCCTTATGAAGGATTAAAAATGGTTCAAGAAAAAAAAGTTTTTGCTTATGTAGATTTACTACCTAAGTTTATATACACTCTTGATAAAGTAGAAAATGTGAAAATTAATAGAGAAATTGATTCTTCTGTAGATATATCAATGGGACTTAGAACTACTGATAATCATTTATTTCATATTATTGAAAATTCATTATCAAGTATTACAGATATAGAAAAAAATAAAATTTTTAGTAAACTTTTCAAAGAAAATTATAGAAAAAATGTTAATAAAGAATTGATAGTTCAAGTAATACTTCTATTGCTTGCAGCAGTTTTTTTAGTGTTATTTTGGAATATTCAACTAAAAAAGAGTGTAAAAAAGGCATTGCAAAAAAATAAACAGCAGGAAAGTTTGCTTTATTATTATTCTACTCAAGATGCAATGAAAGATTTAGTTGGTAATATATCTCATCAGTGGAAACAACCCATAAATGAACTCTCATCAGTTCTTTTTTATCTTGAAACAAAATTATATTTAAAACAAGAAATTACAAATGAGGATATTAAAGAAAATACTTTAAAATCAAGAGCAATTATTGATTATTTATCAAAAACTGTTAATATTTTTTCAAATTATTATGTAGATAAAAAAACTGAAACTAATATTAAAATTTTAACTCTTTTGGAACAATCAATTTTTATAACAGATGGTTCTTTTAGAAAATTAAATACGAAAATAAGTCTTGATATAAAAGATAAGAATTTAAAAGTAAAAGGTGAATTTTTACAACAAGTTATTTTATCAATATTGAATAATGCTAGAAATATTATTGTTGAAAGAAAAATTGGTGATTCTCTTATCAATATTAAGCTTTATAAAAAAGATATATATTCTATATTAGAAATAGAAGATAATTTTGGAGGAATAACTAATATAGATACAATTTTTAATCTTGGTACTACAAACTCAAAAAAAGGAACGGGATTAGGATTATTTATATCTAAGCGAATAATACAAGATAAATATCAAGGTGAGATTAGTGTAAAAAATAAAAAAAATGGTGCAGTATTTATAATAAAATTACCTATTGATTGCGTTTAAAATGAAACTTATTATCAAAATCAGTCTAAAAACATACTTTTTTTTCTTATAATTCTATTTATTAGAATTTTATAAGGAAAAAAATGAAAAAGAATTATTTAAGTTTAACCTTAGCTTTAATGTCTTTTTTAACTGTTTCTAATGCTTCAACATTGCAAGATACTTTGTCTAATGGTAAAATTAGTGGTACTCTTCAAGCCTATTATTTTGCTAGAGATAAGAATTCAGGAACAGATAATGATATTTTAACATTAGGTTTGGATATTAGTTATGAAAGTGCAGAATATAATGGTTTTGGATTTAAAACAACTTTTCAAAGTGCAAGTTCTCCTTGGGTAGACGAAGATGGTAAGGCTGGTAGAAAAAGTAATATGTGGGGTTCAGGAGCCCAGCTTTCTGAAGCTTTTATCTCTTATACTTATATAAAAACTAGTGCCCAAATAGGTAGAATGTATTTTTCTTCTCCTCTTTTAAGTGGAAGTGGTTCAAGAGTTAATAAAGAAGCTTTTCAAGGATTTGTAATAACAAATAGTAATATTCCTGATACAGTTGTAACTTTAGCATATATGAATAAGTTTCAATCAAGAACTGATGGAAAAGGGAATATTGGAGAATTTACTAAAAATTTTAAAACTGCAGCTGCTCCTTGGTCTTTTAAATTAGATGATGGTGCATATACTGTTAGTATTGTAAATAAATCTTTAGAAAATTTAACTTTAACTGCTGCATATGTTGATGCAATAGATGCCTTTAAAGCAACTTATTTAGAAGCAGCTTATAACTTTTTAAATTATTCAATTTCAACTCAATACTATAATAGTAAAGAAGAGGGAAAAGAAAGTGGTAACTTATTTGGACTTCAAGGTACTGCTTCATTTGGTCCTTTAAACTTTACAGCCTCTTATACAACAACTGGTGATGATGCTGATGTTCTTCCTGGTCTTGGAAATGGAGCAGACTTAGCATATACTTGGTCAGAAGCATTTGCATATCAATATGCAGCAAATCAAGATTCAGCAAAAATCTTAGCAAAATATAAAATTAATGAAGCAGCATATGTAAGTGTAGCTTATTTAGAAGAAGATGGAAAAGATTACAAAAAAGGTTATACAGACCTTGTGGCAGGTTACAAATTTTCAGGTTCATTAAAAGGTTTAGATTTAAAAGTTGCTTATGAAATAGGTAGCAAAGATGCTAAAGATGATGAATTAAGAGTTAGATTAAACTATAAATTTTAAAATTAATTTTGGAGGAATTAGATGTTATTAAAAAATAAATGGATAGCAAGTTCTTTACTTGCAATTTCCTTAATGTTAGGTAGCACAACAACTGCTACTGGAAATGATGTTACTTTAAAAAATCAATTAACTTATGTAAACTATAGAGATATAAGAGATTTAAATCCTCATTTATATAGTGGGGAACTTTTTGCTCAAAATCTTTTATTTGAATCATTAGTTAAGATTGAAAATGATGGCTCTTATACACCGTGGTTAGCAAAAAGTTGGGAAATTAAAGATAAAGGAAAAACTTATGTTTTTCAATTAAGAGATGATGTATATTTTCATGATGGTGAAAAATTTAATGCGAAAGCTGCAAAAGCAAATTTTGATGCAATTTTAGATAATAGCAAAAGACATGGTTGGCTTGAGTCTATTCGTCTTATGATTGAAGTTGAAAAATCAGGAAAAAAAGCCATAGAAGTTACAGGAGAGTATGAACTTACATTACATTTAGCCTCTGCATATTACCCTTTATTAACAGAACTTGGAGTTACAAGACCTTTTAGATTTATATCTCCTAAATCTTTTAAAGATGGAATAACAAAAAATGGTGTGACTAAGATGAGTGGTACAGGGCCATATATTTTAAAAAGCAACAAGATTGATGAATATTCAGTATTTGTAACAAATGACAAATATTGGGGTAAAAAACCTAAGATTGAAAAAATTGTTGCAAAAGTTATTCCTGATGAACAGACAAGATTACTTGCACTTGAAAATGGTGAAATTGACTTAATTTTTGGACCAAATATGATTAGTGCAGAAGCTTATAATATATATTCTAATAAATCTGGATTTAAAGGTATTATGTCTGAGCCAGTTTCTACTAGAATGCTACTTTTAAATACTACAAATCATATTTTAAAAGATGTTAGAGTTAGACAAGCATTATCATATGCGACTGATAAAGTAAAAATCTCAAAAGGTCTATTTGATGGTATTGAATCTCCTGCTGATACTCTTATGTCCAAAAATACTCCATATTCTGATATTGGTTTAAAACCATATGAGTTTAGTTTTGAAAAAGCTAAAAAGCTTTTAGATGAAGCAGGTTGGGAAAAAGTTGATGGTAAAAAATATAGGCAAAAAGATGGTAAAGATTTAGAAATTATTTTAAATTATGATGCAAATAAAGTAACTGATAATAATATTGCTGAATTTTTACAAAGTCAATATGCAAAAATTGGTATTCATTTAAATATTAAAGGTGAAGAAGAACAAGCTTTTAGAGATAGACAAAAAGCAGGTAATTTTGCAATTACTTTTAATATAGGTTGGGGCATTCCCTATGATCCACAATCATTTCTTGGCGGAATGACAAAACCAGTTTATGGTGATTATATGGCACAACAAGGTCTTTCTAATAAAAAAGAGCTAGATGAGCATATTTTAGCAGCATTTAAAAGTGTAGATGAGGGGAAAAGACAAAAACACTATAAATATGTTCTTGAAACACTTCATAATCAGGCAGTATATTTACCTCTTACATATAAAAGAAATAGAGCTATTTTTAATGAAAAAGTTAAAGGTGTAAGTTTTAATATATCTCAATTTGAAGTTCCAATGGAAAAAATGAATATAGAATAAATTATAAAATAAAAAAGTCTTTTTTAAGCTTTTTTATTTGGAAAGGATGATGTATTAAAAATTATATAATTAAAAGATTGTTTTTAACAATTCCAATGTTATTTTCGATTACTTTTATTGCTTTTAGTTTAACTACTTTTATTCCTTCAGATCCAGCTGAAGTTGCTTTAAGAGTAAATGAAATTATTCCTACTGCTGAAGCTATTGAGGAGATAAGAATAGAATTAGGTATGGATAAGCCTTTTTTAATTAGGTATGCAAACTGGCTAAATGACCTTTTTCATCTAGATTTAGGGAATTCTTATATCAATAATAATAGAACAGTTATAGGAGAAATAGCTAGAAGTTTACCTGCTACACTTACTTTAGCTTTTTTTGCTTTTATTATCGTTATTGTAGTGAGTATTCCTATTGGTGTATTAAGTGCTGTTTACAAAGATAGTTATTTTGATAAAATTATTAGGCTTATTGTTTTTATCGCAACTGCTATGCCAAATTACTGGATGGGACTACTTTTAATGTGGTTATTTGCTTTAGAATTTAAACTTTTACCTACAAGTGGGGCTACTTCTTTATTACATTTTATTTTACCTGCTATAACTCTTAGCTTAAATTTTATTGCACTGTATGTAAGGCTTATTAGAAATAGTATGCTTGATAAGATGAAAGAGGATTTTGTATTTTATTTAAATGTTAGAGGAATAAAACAAATAAGCATTATTTTAAAACATTTAGTTAAAAATTCACTTCAAACTTCTATAAATGCTTTAGGAATGAGTATTGTTTTACTTATTGCTGGAACTTTTGTAATTGAAAATATTTTTGCTATTCCAGGTATTGGAAGACTTTGTATCTCTTCCATTTTTAATAGAGATTATCCAATGATTCAAGGTTATATTTTAATGATGGGATTTTTATTTGTATTTGTTAATTTGATAGTTGATATTATTCAAGTGTATCTTGATCCAAGATTAAAAAAAGGAGTGAAAGGCTTATGATAGCTAAATTGCTAAAAGATAAATTAACAGTTATTGCACTTCTTATTATTTTAATAATTATAATAATGGGAATTTTTCCTGAATTTTTTTCTACAAATAATCCTTATGAACAAGATATTATGAATAAATATGCACAATATTCTTTACAATATCCTTTGGGTACAGATAATCTTGGAAGATGTATCTACTCGCGCTTAGTCTATGGAATACAAACAACACTATTTTTATCATTTTTAATTATGTTTTGTACTTTAACTATTGGTACGGTAGTTGGCATGTGTGCTGGATTTTTTGAAGGTATTATTGATGAAATTATTATGAGAATTGTTGATGTAATGTTATCTTT
This genomic window contains:
- a CDS encoding response regulator transcription factor, which produces MQELKKLNLLYVEDELRTKDNYTKTFKIIFNQVFSTDNYNDAINIFSTNSIDFVLLDIELNNEKNGFDIAEKIREFNPLIPIVFLTALDHKDILLKAINSNINGYIVKPLSIEKFIDITKPILKKINLTQNFITFRDFKYYFDTYELFNKNNQLIKLGKKETKLLHTFLTNIDKVLSREFLEYEIWEEPLYSDTTLKNLMASLRKKIGKETIVNISKIGWKIETF
- the nikA gene encoding nickel ABC transporter substrate-binding protein, which translates into the protein MLLKNKWIASSLLAISLMLGSTTTATGNDVTLKNQLTYVNYRDIRDLNPHLYSGELFAQNLLFESLVKIENDGSYTPWLAKSWEIKDKGKTYVFQLRDDVYFHDGEKFNAKAAKANFDAILDNSKRHGWLESIRLMIEVEKSGKKAIEVTGEYELTLHLASAYYPLLTELGVTRPFRFISPKSFKDGITKNGVTKMSGTGPYILKSNKIDEYSVFVTNDKYWGKKPKIEKIVAKVIPDEQTRLLALENGEIDLIFGPNMISAEAYNIYSNKSGFKGIMSEPVSTRMLLLNTTNHILKDVRVRQALSYATDKVKISKGLFDGIESPADTLMSKNTPYSDIGLKPYEFSFEKAKKLLDEAGWEKVDGKKYRQKDGKDLEIILNYDANKVTDNNIAEFLQSQYAKIGIHLNIKGEEEQAFRDRQKAGNFAITFNIGWGIPYDPQSFLGGMTKPVYGDYMAQQGLSNKKELDEHILAAFKSVDEGKRQKHYKYVLETLHNQAVYLPLTYKRNRAIFNEKVKGVSFNISQFEVPMEKMNIE
- the hypD gene encoding hydrogenase formation protein HypD codes for the protein MQLELKDLYDGFRDAKTIKAYKKIIEEDAKKLNRTINIMEVCGGHTHTIMKYGIPQLLPSNIKFIHGPGCPVCIMPKERIDHAYILSMQDDVILVTLGDMIKVPGSNGSLQDARSKGADVRFVYSPMDCLKIAKENPTKKIIFFAIGFETTTPMTAALLDIVIKQEIKNIFFHINHVTVPEVMRELIDSRDEHVDSYNHNIDAFLGPSHVSVISGSKIYEEFPKNYKKPVVVAGFEPVDVMQAISMIVKQFCEDRCELEIEYKRLVTYEGNIKAQELINKYFQKVCLFKWRGLGNIKDSGLKLKAEYSKYDAEVIYKEILPIEEIEDHKLCICSDILRGMASPTDCTIFGTACKPNKPVGSCMVSSEGACAAYYKYGNLLK
- a CDS encoding transporter substrate-binding domain-containing protein, coding for MKLFRVFFYILIFLLDIFAEEFNKKEDILAIHPLTMLLLKNSTTITLTKEEKEFLQKYPKIIIGSDTKWIPYVYETKDKRVIGFNIDILEKINKLIGSNFKFELDTHKNIIKKVKEKKIDGIISSFISEENNEYLNFSIPFLKQSINIVVKHGNPLRIKSIKDLENKTIVIQNGNYFLENIVKETFTNSKIIYKDLYEDVFEEVVFGQADATINEGPSNFLKNEKDLPYLNRAFSFDKKVEMFFSIRKDMPEAISILNKGIKAIPNNEIEVLYHKWFGTFNFDIHSSGLSKIDKEYINKIKKVKVCTDSTWYAFNKENSDEESITNNILNIVLKKVGLEKDLIFTATWEESLLLLKKGDCDLISAISKNSENEKFIKFTKPYTNYPIMLITHVDTSYLYNLNELKDKKIAIIKDNAVLNKYKYSNKEIVYVSTPYEGLKMVQEKKVFAYVDLLPKFIYTLDKVENVKINREIDSSVDISMGLRTTDNHLFHIIENSLSSITDIEKNKIFSKLFKENYRKNVNKELIVQVILLLLAAVFLVLFWNIQLKKSVKKALQKNKQQESLLYYYSTQDAMKDLVGNISHQWKQPINELSSVLFYLETKLYLKQEITNEDIKENTLKSRAIIDYLSKTVNIFSNYYVDKKTETNIKILTLLEQSIFITDGSFRKLNTKISLDIKDKNLKVKGEFLQQVILSILNNARNIIVERKIGDSLINIKLYKKDIYSILEIEDNFGGITNIDTIFNLGTTNSKKGTGLGLFISKRIIQDKYQGEISVKNKKNGAVFIIKLPIDCV
- the opp1B gene encoding nickel/cobalt ABC transporter permease, translated to MKRLFLTIPMLFSITFIAFSLTTFIPSDPAEVALRVNEIIPTAEAIEEIRIELGMDKPFLIRYANWLNDLFHLDLGNSYINNNRTVIGEIARSLPATLTLAFFAFIIVIVVSIPIGVLSAVYKDSYFDKIIRLIVFIATAMPNYWMGLLLMWLFALEFKLLPTSGATSLLHFILPAITLSLNFIALYVRLIRNSMLDKMKEDFVFYLNVRGIKQISIILKHLVKNSLQTSINALGMSIVLLIAGTFVIENIFAIPGIGRLCISSIFNRDYPMIQGYILMMGFLFVFVNLIVDIIQVYLDPRLKKGVKGL
- the hypE gene encoding hydrogenase expression/formation protein HypE, whose amino-acid sequence is MKTVTLAHGNGGAENQELISKVFYKAFKNEILTKSEDAAVIEDGNLAFTTDSFTVSPLFFNGADIGKLSICGTCNDLAMMGAKPKYLTCSVIIEEGFEIKSLEKIVKSMKNELEINGAIIVSGDTKVVPKGSVDKIFINTTGIGQILQKGISSNLISSEDIIIVSRDIGCHGATIFAAREGMDMNSDLKSDCASLYPQIKALIEAGIKITALRDATRGGVSAVLNEWANQSDICIEVQEDKIPISDEVKGICELLGFEPMSLANEGTFVMAIKKEEALKALEVLQKFENSNNACIIGEVTQQYPKKVVLNSAWGTKRFLELPTGELLPRIC
- a CDS encoding hydrogenase maturation protein, which gives rise to MKILLLISSFNSLSQKVYVRLKEQNHIVSIKYAIDNKLMIEEVKSFKPDIILCPFLNKFVPKEIYENTATFIVHPGIIGDRGANSLDLAILEDKKQWGVVVLKANEEFDGGDIYSFENFSMPNKSKASIYRNEVTNCAIKAIDKLFINLQDSSFSPIKQVLNPLHKKITQEDRKINWEKDSSSEIIKKINASDSSPGVKETLLGLPCYMYGAFLEEELKGKPKQIVAKRDGAICIGTIDKAVWITHLKEENYFKLPTTYVLKDRLKGVVEKRVPLVLTKHIDTFYELRVEKEEEIAYLYFNFHNGAMSTAQCIRLKYAIDYLKEECKVLVLMGGEDFFSNGIHLNILEDSKKQGEDGWSNINAINDIIKSLIFSSEIITVTSFGKNAGAGGVFLGLASDYIVINEEVVLNPHYKTLGLSGSEYHSFTLPKRVGELKAKEIINKCLPLGSSEAKNIGLVDKVFKNENYLKELKEFCKDLLKDEDSFDEFCEQKEEFLEENAKYINSCKEKELKQMYDEFWKEESLFHILRKEFVYKKQALKTPQRLKEI
- a CDS encoding OprD family outer membrane porin, with protein sequence MKKNYLSLTLALMSFLTVSNASTLQDTLSNGKISGTLQAYYFARDKNSGTDNDILTLGLDISYESAEYNGFGFKTTFQSASSPWVDEDGKAGRKSNMWGSGAQLSEAFISYTYIKTSAQIGRMYFSSPLLSGSGSRVNKEAFQGFVITNSNIPDTVVTLAYMNKFQSRTDGKGNIGEFTKNFKTAAAPWSFKLDDGAYTVSIVNKSLENLTLTAAYVDAIDAFKATYLEAAYNFLNYSISTQYYNSKEEGKESGNLFGLQGTASFGPLNFTASYTTTGDDADVLPGLGNGADLAYTWSEAFAYQYAANQDSAKILAKYKINEAAYVSVAYLEEDGKDYKKGYTDLVAGYKFSGSLKGLDLKVAYEIGSKDAKDDELRVRLNYKF
- the hypA gene encoding hydrogenase maturation nickel metallochaperone HypA — protein: MHEYSIVQSLLEQCEQHAKANDASKVTKVVVKIGVLSGVEVDLLQTAFDTFKEKTVCDKAEFIINHQKVVIVCNECNEKTTLEKNEFLCPKCNSGDLKVIDGEDMYLMSLELE